From the genome of Streptomyces sp. NBC_01142:
TGTCCACCTCGGTGTCGAGGCTGTCCGGCTTCATCGGGACTGCCCTTGGGAGTTCGGCCTGTCTACGCTCCCGGCAGTGGGGTGCAGGCGGTACGGGGACCGGGAGTTGATGTAGGCGGGGCCCTGGTAGGGCAAGGACACCAGGTCGACTCGCAGGGCCTCGCGCATGTGCGCGGTGTCGTGGTGGAACGGCCCGAACACCAGGGAGGTTCCGTACAACTGGTGCCCGTGGTCCATGAGATGAGTGAACGGATCTCCGAAGCGCGGCTGTTTGAGCTTCAGCCACTGCACCGACCGTTGCGGGCGGAACTCATGCGTCGACAGCCGCTGGGCTACGTGTGCGGCGCCGGCCATCCGCAGCGGGTCAGCCCACAGCGGCGACAGCTCCGGCTCGCCCTGGGGCCAGCCGGTATCGGTGTCGGTGAAATGGAGCACAGGCCGGAGTTCCGCCTGGGCCCTGGACAGCATGTCGGGGGCGAGGCGCTGGGCGGCGATGGCGGTCAGCGAGGCGAACTCCGTCTCCCGGGCGGGACTCTTCCGGTGTTCCGTACAGCCAGCGCAGCAGCCGCTTCTGCCCCTCAAAGGCGTGTCTGTCGGCGAGCGGGACCGTCGCGCCCTGGTCCAGGCGCCCACGGCACACGGTGGCATTGTCACCTTCCGGATGCGGGATGCGGGATGCGGCTGGTGAGCGAGGGGGCGGAGGCTCGCCACCGCAGCCGGCACACGCGGCTGTCCCAGCCCCAGGACAGCCCGCTCTGTACTCGCTTGCACCGCGGGCAGCAGTTGCGCAGATACACCCGGTGATCCAGGCAGACGAAGCTCCACGGCAGCTTCCACTCCAGCCGCCACTGTCCGTCCCGGGCGAGGCACTTGGGGCAGAAGTTGGAGTGGCGCCGAAGAACCCACGCTCCGACAACCCACGCGGTCAGGTCCCCTCGATGCTGAAAGGGTGGGGACGGGAGGTTGGGCAAGGCGGTGGCGGCGAACCGCGACAGCAGCATGCCGCCGATCGTTTCAGCGGGTACGCCCGTCGCCGCGGAGAGTGTGTCCAGGGACGAGGGCGCAAGAGCCAGGCCCGCCGTCGTCGGGCGCATCTCCCCTCGGACCGCGAGCCCCAGACAGGCGAGGATGTCCGGCTGGTGGATCCCGTAGAGGAGACCGATCCGGTTGATCCAGCTGGGCAGTGACTCCCGTGCACCGGGCAGGGGAACAGCCGGCAGCCGACGCGGCACCCCGACCTGTGGGGCAGGCGGGCAGACGCCTGGATCCAGCATGAACACGGGCCGTTACTGGTGGTCCGCACCCATGTCCTGGAACAGCTCGGAGGGCGTCACGCCCAGGGCCTTTGCCAGGGCCGGGATGCGGTCGACGGAGATGCTGTGGACGGAGGCCTCGACCTCCGCGTAGAAGGACCGGTCCATCCCCGCAGCGGCCGCCACCGCGGTCTGGGTCATCCCCGCACGCGTACGCAGAGCCCGCAGACGCCGCCCGAAGACCAGCCGCTGAGCCGGGACGCCCGCACCGGAATCACTGTTCGCCACAGACGGAACCGTAGTACGGTCCCACGATTGTAGGAGATCTCCTACAAGATCGAATCGGGAGGAGGAGCCGGTGGACCACCGAGGACTGCCGCGTCGGCTTCCGTCGGTACCGGTTCCCGTCGACGGTGAGTCGTTCCCGTCCTGGCTCAGCCGCGCGGCGGCCGACTGGCAGATCGCCCCGGGCCAGGCCGCGCAGGTGCTGGGCCTGGCATGCCACCCGAGCTACTCGGGGGTGAGGCCTTTGTGGTTCGGCACCGCGCTCACACAGCGAAGCCTTCAGGGCATCAGGGCGGCCACCGGCCTGGACGCGCCGGTGATTCAGGCGATGCAGCTGTCGCGGTATGCGGATACCGTGCTGGACTTCACCGGGCCCGACCAGCCGGCACAGCAGGAGGAGAGCCTGGCCAGGCTCCGCAACCGCGAGTGGGCGCTGTTCACATCCAGCCGCGCGTGCCCGAAATGCCTGGCCTCCGCTCCGGTGTGGCCGCTGTGGTGGCGTCTGGGCATGGCCGCCGTGTGCCCTGAGCATCGTGTCCTGCTGGTGGATACCTGCCGGCAGTGCGATGCGCGTCTCGGTTCCGGATACGCCGGCCACCCCCGCGGCTTGACCACCCGCCGCCAGATGCTCGACCTGGATCTTTGCAACAACCGGCGTTCTGCGAGCAGGAGGCGCAAGGCCGGGTTGTGCAGCCGGAGGCTGGCCACACACCCCACCGTGCCGGTCCCGGCCGAACTCGCCGACCTGCAGCAGCGCCTCCTTGATGTCGCCGACGGCGGCCCCGCGCAGGTGGCAGGCAGCGAGGTGACCGGGGCGGAGTTCTTCGCCGTGGTGCGGTTCACCGCGGCCGTGGTCCGGCTGGTCACCACCGCCGAGGAGATCAGCGCCTGCAGCGCGCTGCCCGGTGCGGCAGTCGAGGCGTTCACCGCCGACCTGCATCAGCGGCAGCTCGCCAGCCTGGGCGGCGGGCGCAGCCAGCTCCAGGCCAGCCCGCCCAGTGCCGCGCACGCCGCCGCTGTCCTCGCACTGAGCGCCCCGGTGCTCTTCGCCGAGGACCGCGCCGCCTGCCAGGGCGCCCTGGCGGCCTGGATGGACCGGGCCGTCGCGCTGCGCCGCAGGCCCGGCAAGAGCGATCCGCTGCGCCCGATACCGCGGCCTGCCGCTCTGGAGCCGTTGGTGCGCGCCGCTATCCGGCCCGCATCCCGCGTCGCTGGCGTGCTGGCCAGCCGCTCCCAGAGCCAGGCGCCGTTCACCGCCCACCACGTGTGCCACCTCGCGGATCCGGGCGACTACCGCGAACTGATCGCCCGGCATCTGCCCGGCACCGCCGAGATCAGCGGCCGGCGCCTGGCCGCTATGGCGCTGGCCCGCCTCGCAGGCGCCACCAGCTGGCAGCGGGCCGCGGCCGCGCTGGCCATGGACCCCCTCAAAGCCGCCCGCGCAGCGAACACGCTGGTGCAGCGGATCGGCGACGCGGGCGCGTTCTGGCAGGACATCGAACGCCTCGGCGCCCGCCTCGTCGAGCACGGCCTGATCGACTATGCCGCCCGGCGCTGGGCCCTGTCCGGCCTGACTGAGGTTCCGCACCTGGTGCTGTTCGCGGTGTGCCACCCCCTGGGGTACGACGTCACCGAGCAGCGCCGCCGCCACGCCGCCGCCTGGATCTGGCAGCACTTCACCGGCGGAGACGTCCGCGACGCCCCCGCATACGCCCCCCACCTGTGGGCCCCGACCGGCATGACTTCCGTCCGCGAAGGCGCCAGGCGCTTCGCAGCCTGGCTCCCCGCATCC
Proteins encoded in this window:
- a CDS encoding helix-turn-helix domain-containing protein — its product is MANSDSGAGVPAQRLVFGRRLRALRTRAGMTQTAVAAAAGMDRSFYAEVEASVHSISVDRIPALAKALGVTPSELFQDMGADHQ
- a CDS encoding TniQ family protein — its product is MLDPGVCPPAPQVGVPRRLPAVPLPGARESLPSWINRIGLLYGIHQPDILACLGLAVRGEMRPTTAGLALAPSSLDTLSAATGVPAETIGGMLLSRFAATALPNLPSPPFQHRGDLTAWVVGAWVLRRHSNFCPKCLARDGQWRLEWKLPWSFVCLDHRVYLRNCCPRCKRVQSGLSWGWDSRVCRLRWRASAPSLTSRIPHPASGR
- a CDS encoding TniQ family protein, encoding MDHRGLPRRLPSVPVPVDGESFPSWLSRAAADWQIAPGQAAQVLGLACHPSYSGVRPLWFGTALTQRSLQGIRAATGLDAPVIQAMQLSRYADTVLDFTGPDQPAQQEESLARLRNREWALFTSSRACPKCLASAPVWPLWWRLGMAAVCPEHRVLLVDTCRQCDARLGSGYAGHPRGLTTRRQMLDLDLCNNRRSASRRRKAGLCSRRLATHPTVPVPAELADLQQRLLDVADGGPAQVAGSEVTGAEFFAVVRFTAAVVRLVTTAEEISACSALPGAAVEAFTADLHQRQLASLGGGRSQLQASPPSAAHAAAVLALSAPVLFAEDRAACQGALAAWMDRAVALRRRPGKSDPLRPIPRPAALEPLVRAAIRPASRVAGVLASRSQSQAPFTAHHVCHLADPGDYRELIARHLPGTAEISGRRLAAMALARLAGATSWQRAAAALAMDPLKAARAANTLVQRIGDAGAFWQDIERLGARLVEHGLIDYAARRWALSGLTEVPHLVLFAVCHPLGYDVTEQRRRHAAAWIWQHFTGGDVRDAPAYAPHLWAPTGMTSVREGARRFAAWLPASVACELTAHGQALLDGATEGKRGA